The Spirochaetales bacterium sequence TTTTTTCTGAAAACCATCCCCTTTTCAATATTGGCAAGCAAATCGCGATACCGCTTCTCATGCTGTTTTTCCGCGACCGATACCGCCCTGAATACCATGGCTACTTCCTGAAATCCCTCTTCTTCGGCTGTTTTCGCAAAACCAGGATATATGGCGGACCATTCGTGGTATTCCCCGTCTGCCGAGGCTTTCAGATTTTCCGCCGTCGTCATGATTTTTCCTGCAGGGAAAACTGCCCGTATTTCGGCGTCCCCGCCTTCGAGAAATTTATAGAACCTTTTTGCATGTTCTTTTTCCTGGTTCGCGGTCTCCTCAAAGATATCCGCGATCTGAACAAAGCCTTCCTTCCTTGCCTTGCCTGAAAAATAGGAGTAACGGTTTCTTGCCTGTGATTCACCGGTGAACGCGGTGAGAAGGTTTTTTTCTGTCTGTGATCCGTGTATTGAAGCCATTGATCCTCCTTGTTATCCTGTCCTTCTCCATAAAAAGATATTCTGCTCTTATCCTTTTTTAT is a genomic window containing:
- a CDS encoding rubrerythrin family protein — protein: MASIHGSQTEKNLLTAFTGESQARNRYSYFSGKARKEGFVQIADIFEETANQEKEHAKRFYKFLEGGDAEIRAVFPAGKIMTTAENLKASADGEYHEWSAIYPGFAKTAEEEGFQEVAMVFRAVSVAEKQHEKRYRDLLANIEKGMVFRKNEKVVWRCKNCGYIHEGEEAPEVCPACAHPQAHFEILAENW